ttattcattatttacaagtagctaaataacaaatcaatttttatttattatctataagaagccgaataacgaataaatttttatttatcaattgtcAATCATGAAATGTCAATCATGGCCATCCctgttttaataataactgtttgaaattaaatataagttttaattttaaagagttGTTCTACTATCTTAAAGCTACATAAccaaatacatatattttaaatttttgtatttaacaacatatttcaagaagAATTAAATCGGTGCAGGATAGTTGTCTTTTAtcgattttacatataatacagTTGATAATTTGTTTTACACAGAAAGAAAGATTAGTTTTACAGCAGCAAAAATCTTTATATagtaagtaattaattttaacagtattgctgtatacaattaaaatttggtTATCAGATTTGTGCTGCTGCAActtctaaaaatctttttttcttaccGCATATAAAGTAAAAAGTTGATTCAACTATTTAACTCACCCATTGTGTGTACGTGcgctaattatttaaaaagtaatatataagagaaacaatttgcaaattttgcaaaattataaagcttaacctgaaaatattataatgttgaAGTACGCAATTATGGAAACGGTCTGAacaagatataatttttctcaaacgaTAAGTCAAGATCTCAATTTGACAACAAATATGAACAAACAATCCACAGATAAGACTATTGCAACCAAGAGTTATTAATGTTGAGACCGCTAGACTTATCAGTTGATAAGTGTATGTTAGACAAAAAGGTACAGTTGACGTATAATCAAATGGTAACCATGCTCTGTACATTAATTTtcgatttctaaaatttattggTAAAGAAGATAATGCAATACATAAGATTGTTACCATTCCCATATATACACAGCACTTACTATTACTTctgaaataaatgtaaaattattatcaagtgTAATAATCTTGTAagatatttatcaatttctgtcatttatgcatttaaacttatcaatttgaaagaaaattatacttaatatattttacttttacattttatactttttacatataatctgtttttatatctttctatatacataataaaataatgcattaaagatattaagtagatatttaaataattaaagaaaatttatgtaaatgtttaaatattatcactaaagaaattaaatatttttaggaatattattaacaaaatattacaatgtctttttttattacttactccatatatttttcaaatttatattgaatttttatttcagttgaTTCTGATGGTCTACATGCTTTTTCCATTAATATGTCAATAAGAATGAGAATGTTTTTAcgatttataagtaaaataaataatttacaggAAACATTAATCAAGGAAATTACTATAAAGATATTATCAAAAACGTCATCAATATTACCAATGGTCAGGATTACATCAATCAATTGCGATAGCATAAAAGTAAttactaacaaaattattacacttgtatatatataatatgctaTGCGTTTATATAACGACGACCAAGAATCTGGACGCCAGCATCCagatattgttaaaactttaaaagtatatttaagaacactcatctttttttaaattatctccTATAATGTTATCTACAATTACACAACACATTAATTACTGCAAACTTTATGgcttataacattattaattatactaaatataaaaattaaaagtaatttgcaaatttattaatttacaatttttgtcaattaaagatgcttctatttttattaatctatattcatttattttttattattttattctgttctatttttataaaaatttaataattatattttttattgtttacttaTGTTacttacatattttgtatttaaaagaatttcctaacaattataagtaaatatttttatagatatttaccataaagaatttaaaaaattaaaaaaatcaaattactacgaaaaaatattttgatttaaacaacCATAACTGATAAATATTAGCACGCAATGAAATCTTTAGGATGACTGGCGAATGTCAACTGTCTATAGCCTTACGGATCGAATTTCTTAGCTGTGGCTATCCAGTGTCCACACTCTTACCCTACACAATGGACAATtactctattatttattttacaacgtATCCCTCACAAATTCTctcatgaaataatttttttataactcaaCATGTAATACGTACATATGCAAGAGCAAAATTTACGTGCACGCCGCAAGACGACGTAGggtaattatatatacgtatagtATAATGCAACAAGTTTTTCGTAGGGTAAATGAAATACaggataataaaatattgaatagttGATTATAGTATACCTTTGTAAAGTATTAGCGTAGTAGTATTATACTCGGATAATATATAATCTTCGATATCGAAACTTAAATTCTtgctatatttaaattttttgagagTCAGTTAAAAGTCTAAACTTCCTGTTTAACTATAGATGTTTCTCATACATCGATAATACTTATAATACTTCAATCACCCttccttttaattttcttttatttataaagtcaTAACATCGAACCgcaatattcattttataaatatatttctacaaatATATACGTAAGAAAAGATTGCTAATGCTTAGTAAAGAATAGTTACCAAATGCTCTTTtcactcaaaatattttttattttagtactgATTTATACAGAAATGAACGttgaaaatttaacttgatgtttcaaatacttgtaaaaagaattataataatgttataataaattaatgttattggTAAAAGATTAAACAACCTTTTACCagtaacatattaatttattataaactgtTTTGTAACATGCTGTAAGATTTAGGCAACCtttccataaattttttaaaccgtataaaaatatcaaatttacgaattaagataaaaatataatgaattattaatttatatatattaatagcCAATTACGCCGAATTTGTTTTCAGCGACCAAAAGttcatcagaaaatattttgcttatTCAGGTCCCGAAAAAAAGTCTATTTTTGTATGGTTatgtaatagaattataatcatgcaatgtaaataaaactcacattttaaaataaggtattaaaaattattatacaaatatttcagttttttttgtttatgatattaataatacaagAGTTAATTAtcagtattaaataaaactttatatatatatatatatatatatatatatatatatatatatatatataagatatttatgtCCACATATTTGTGACATGGATTCACATTGTATAATATGTCACCGATATTTTTACTCCTACATATGTTCAATGTGATTCTTTTTTTGCTACTGAATGCGTCCATTATGATCCTTGCGTTTGTTGAAGTATGTTATAAGCTGAATATGACGTCTTAAGCAACtaaaacagaaattatttcTAACGTTATTTGAACAAGttgacattatatttttttaaatacatttataatagatgattaattataattcttttttattatatacactaaacatttaaattattattaacataaatcaaattttaatttaaaaagattttttattaagaaagataaaaatatgtttgatatCGAAACTTAAATTAGCCtctgtttaattataaagtgaaaaatttcgaTACTGACACCTACAAATGAATCCAGATTCATAGAAATAACACTGGCACTTGTAAATTCGATTGGTACTGCAGCACGTCTCACGATCATTAGTAAAGCTTTTTGACCGTTTTCATTAAACTTAAACCATTCCATTTCGAATACATTATTTATCAACTGCCGActctatatttaataattaaatatctactaattattttatcttttataacttatactaaataatttgaataaaaatagatattcaatAAATAGATCTTCAATAATCCACATACTCTTAATTTAACTTCATTCCCGTaccaacaataaaaaaagatttgtgatAGCATAGAGCACGTATATAATATCAATTGCATATACTTTGTTTTTAATGCTGTTGACTTGGTAAATTGATACAAATTAAAACACATCACCAATGTACTCACAACAAACTGGATAAATATAGTTAGTCTAAATTTTTCATTCACTATACTAGCAaacctaaaattaataaaaaattactttaaaattgaacatatacacatgtaaacttaagaaacgtaaaataaaaatcgtacaaaatttatagataaaaatcgcacaaaaattataaaaacttttaattaatgtacataatatacatcaattaaaaatatataagtatgtataatTCAGTAAACAAATGTATctgatagaaaaaatttcatacCTTGAAAAACCTAAgtgttgatatttttaaataatactgaaaatttGTGCTATGTATGAATATATCGTAAAAGAAGGTCGAGTAGTATCGGACAACGGCTGATATTGaacataaattgtttaaaattttagacGCGTATAACAATATCATCTTATTAGTAAGTCTTTCTGTACTTGAGAGTAGAAATCTCTCCAACAAAGGCAATGATGTGTGcaaattattatgcattttgttgtgtaacaattatttatattggcATGAAATAATTTCACCAACCAGTCACATCATTAAATGTAAgtcaaatatcattttttattcactAATATGTATAAACAGTAGGAGTGTGCGGGTACCTGAGATTTCGAG
The window above is part of the Solenopsis invicta isolate M01_SB chromosome 8, UNIL_Sinv_3.0, whole genome shotgun sequence genome. Proteins encoded here:
- the LOC113004695 gene encoding odorant receptor 49b isoform X2 — encoded protein: MSVLKYTFKVLTISGCWRPDSWSSLYKRIAYYIYTSVIILLVITFMLSQLIDVILTIGNIDDVFDNIFIVISLINVSCKLFILLINRKNILILIDILMEKACRPSESTEIKIQYKFEKYMESNSKCCVYMGMVTILCIALSSLPINFRNRKLMYRAWLPFDYTSTVPFCLTYTYQLISLAVSTLITLGCNSLICGLFVHICCQIEILTYRLRKIISCSDRFHNCVLQHYNIFRLAFIVKTKLSLIIAIQFIMTTMIMCFSLYQLDKTTTKAEYFEMILCILFVLTEIFLYCWFGNEVKIKSCQMIDNIFEMEWMTLDKDRKKSLMIIMTRALVPIQITCSYIIPINLNSFMGILKMSYSIYNLIQQIRQ
- the LOC113004695 gene encoding odorant receptor 94a isoform X3, with translation MSVLKYTFKVLTISGCWRPDSWSSLYKRIAYYIYTSVIILLVITFMLSQLIDVILTIGNIDDVFDNIFIVISLINVSCKLFILLINRKNILILIDILMEKACRPSESTEIKIQYKFEKYMESNSKCCVYMGMVTILCIALSSLPINFRNRKLMYRAWLPFDYTSTVPFCLTYTYQLISLAVSTLITLGCNSLICGLFVHICCQIEILTYRLRKIISCSDRFHNCVLQHYNIFRLAFIVKTKLSLIIAIQFIMTTMIMCFSLYQLDKTTTKAEYFEMILCILFVLTEIFLYCWFGNEVKIK
- the LOC105198468 gene encoding odorant receptor 4-like isoform X5, producing the protein MLILALTFKIMAICGCARLDSWPTSYKRSNTLHYTILVETTCLSVAVTSLLTEYRKGNLTFRGWLPFDYTSPQLFPLVYAHQLISFTMGSVHHVACDSLICGFLVHICCQIEILEYRLRKSARNPNILRECVLHHNHIFKFASIVNEKFRLTIFIQFVVSTLVMCFNLYQFTKSTALKTKYMQLILYTCSMLSQIFFYCWYGNEVKLRSRQLINNVFEMEWFKFNENGQKALLMIVRRAAVPIEFTSASVISMNLDSFVGLLKTSYSAYNILQQTQGS